A genomic stretch from Rhodopirellula islandica includes:
- a CDS encoding DUF6386 family protein has protein sequence MNSNRPDAQTRFKTDTATLTVFDPACVQHRAEDDADWWSIPDDECAEINAGNVAFVSLGVDGTYDCDVFRDSDRCQIPPGALTINIRTVLGCFYVGAGEYVVADGIGPDTRYGGVLMSLPAGNWTLAVTSPAAGHLVLRLAPLDTEAANSFDDSPRLS, from the coding sequence TTGAATTCCAACCGTCCAGACGCTCAAACCCGCTTCAAAACTGATACGGCGACACTAACCGTATTCGATCCGGCATGCGTCCAACATCGCGCGGAAGATGATGCGGACTGGTGGTCCATCCCCGACGACGAATGCGCCGAGATCAACGCTGGCAACGTCGCTTTCGTGTCTCTTGGCGTGGACGGCACTTACGATTGCGATGTGTTTCGCGATTCCGACCGCTGTCAGATTCCGCCCGGCGCGCTTACGATCAATATTCGGACCGTACTCGGATGCTTCTACGTTGGCGCCGGTGAATACGTTGTCGCCGATGGGATTGGGCCAGACACGCGTTATGGCGGCGTATTGATGTCGTTACCGGCGGGTAACTGGACCCTTGCTGTCACTTCACCGGCGGCTGGCCACCTCGTTTTGCGTCTAGCGCCGTTGGACACCGAAGCTGCCAATTCATTTGACGATTCGCCACGTCTTTCGTAG